In Chryseobacterium lactis, a single genomic region encodes these proteins:
- a CDS encoding GNAT family N-acetyltransferase: MEFPVLETERLILRQLTLSDSQDVFEYFSQDQVMKYYDLEAFKSLEDARNIIEHFNTEFENGKGFRWALELKSEKKVIGTCGYHNWYREHFRAEIGYELNPLFWKQSFMKEAILPILTFGFESMQLHRVDAFIDPDNISSEKLLTSLNFQEEGTMKDYFFEKGKFVDARLFGLINK, encoded by the coding sequence ATGGAATTTCCTGTATTAGAGACTGAAAGACTTATTTTACGACAGCTTACTCTTAGTGATTCACAAGATGTATTTGAGTATTTTTCTCAGGACCAGGTCATGAAATATTATGATCTGGAAGCATTCAAGTCACTAGAGGATGCCAGGAATATTATTGAACATTTCAACACGGAGTTTGAAAATGGAAAAGGATTTCGTTGGGCATTGGAATTAAAATCCGAAAAAAAAGTCATCGGTACTTGTGGCTATCACAACTGGTATCGTGAGCATTTCAGAGCTGAAATCGGATATGAACTGAATCCCCTTTTCTGGAAACAATCCTTTATGAAAGAAGCCATTCTTCCTATTTTAACATTTGGTTTTGAAAGTATGCAGCTACATCGTGTAGATGCTTTTATTGATCCGGATAATATTTCTTCTGAGAAACTTTTAACTTCCTTAAACTTTCAGGAAGAAGGAACAATGAAAGATTATTTTTTTGAAAAAGGAAAATTTGTGGATGCCAGGCTTTTTGGATTGATTAATAAATAA
- the mutS gene encoding DNA mismatch repair protein MutS, translated as MAKSKKETPLMTQYNTIKGKYPDALLLFRVGDFYETFGQDAVRTSQVLGIVLTKRNNGEGSVELAGFPHHSIDSYLPKLVRAGIRVAICDQLEDPKMVKGIVKRGVTELVTPGVTFNDQVLNSKKNNFLLSLHKEKEKYGIALVDISTGEFLVSEGNLEKLLHIVNTFDPSEIVFQRSMQLPEQIKNKNAFKLEDWAFQYNFAYEKLTNHFKTNSLKGFGVENQPLAITAAGAIFAYLVEDTHHNLLAHITKLQIIPQEDYLMMDNFTLRNLEIVYPSNPQGKSLLDIIDKTSTPMGGRLLRRRIILPLKSVDEIARRLSLIDFLNEKDSLKYEICQLLKSISDLDRLMGKLAAEKISPKELGYLRQSLINIHTIKALLYPHAEVLAWLDPLFDLDELIKFLQNHLNEELPVSIAKGNIIKEGVSDELDRLRNLQSKGRGFLDEMCQREIERTGISSLKIDFNNVFGYYIEVRNTHKDKVPDDWVRKQTLVNAERYITEELKEYESQILGAEEKIGVLETALYRNVCAEAMVYIDQIQGNSNIIAQLDVAGGLSELAVSESYTKPILNDGYAIDLKEARHPIIENALPLGEKYIPNDIFLDKDSQQIIMVTGPNMAGKSAILRQTAIVCLLAQIGSFVPAKHAEIGMLDKIFTRVGATDNISAGESTFMVEMNEAANILNNISERSLILLDEIGRGTSTYDGVSIAWAIAEYLHQHPTQAKTLFATHYHELNEMTVNFERVKNFHVSIQENKGNIIFLRKLIPGGSEHSFGIHVAKLAGMPAKVVNRANEILKTLEASRTQGGGGTSESIKRVTEENMQLSFFQLDDPVLENIREELTKIDINTLTPIEALMKLNAIKKMIGG; from the coding sequence ATGGCAAAATCGAAGAAGGAAACTCCACTCATGACGCAGTACAATACCATCAAGGGCAAATACCCTGATGCACTTTTGCTTTTCAGGGTAGGGGACTTTTATGAAACTTTTGGGCAGGATGCTGTGAGAACATCTCAGGTATTGGGAATCGTTCTTACAAAAAGGAATAATGGAGAAGGAAGTGTTGAACTTGCAGGATTTCCACATCATTCGATAGATTCTTACCTTCCAAAGCTGGTAAGAGCAGGAATAAGGGTGGCAATCTGCGATCAGCTTGAAGATCCGAAAATGGTCAAAGGAATTGTAAAAAGAGGGGTAACTGAATTAGTTACACCAGGAGTTACCTTCAATGATCAGGTGCTGAATTCAAAGAAGAACAACTTCCTCCTTTCTTTACACAAAGAAAAAGAGAAATACGGAATTGCTCTGGTAGATATCTCCACAGGAGAGTTTCTGGTGAGTGAAGGAAATCTCGAAAAGTTGTTGCACATCGTTAATACCTTCGATCCCAGCGAAATTGTCTTCCAGCGAAGCATGCAGCTTCCTGAGCAGATTAAAAATAAAAATGCCTTTAAGCTTGAAGACTGGGCGTTTCAGTATAATTTTGCCTACGAAAAATTAACCAATCACTTTAAAACCAATTCTTTAAAGGGGTTTGGAGTAGAAAATCAACCATTGGCGATTACAGCCGCAGGAGCTATTTTTGCTTATCTGGTGGAAGATACGCATCATAATCTGCTTGCCCACATTACAAAACTTCAGATTATTCCTCAGGAAGATTACCTGATGATGGATAATTTCACCTTGAGAAATCTTGAAATTGTTTATCCAAGCAACCCGCAGGGAAAGTCACTATTAGATATTATCGATAAAACATCTACTCCGATGGGAGGAAGATTGTTGAGAAGAAGAATTATTCTTCCTTTAAAATCAGTGGATGAAATTGCAAGAAGATTGTCTCTCATTGATTTTCTGAACGAAAAAGACAGCCTTAAATATGAAATCTGCCAGCTGCTTAAATCTATCTCTGACCTGGACAGGCTAATGGGAAAACTGGCTGCTGAAAAGATTTCTCCTAAAGAATTAGGGTATCTGCGCCAGAGTTTAATAAATATCCATACCATAAAAGCATTACTGTATCCTCATGCAGAAGTTCTGGCATGGCTGGATCCGTTATTTGATCTTGATGAGCTGATTAAATTTTTACAAAACCACCTTAATGAAGAACTTCCGGTAAGCATTGCCAAAGGAAATATCATTAAGGAAGGGGTTTCTGATGAGCTGGACCGATTGAGAAATCTTCAGAGCAAAGGCCGCGGATTCCTCGATGAAATGTGTCAGAGAGAAATTGAGAGAACAGGTATTTCCAGTCTTAAAATTGATTTTAATAATGTTTTCGGATATTATATTGAAGTAAGAAATACCCATAAGGATAAAGTTCCTGATGATTGGGTAAGAAAGCAGACACTTGTGAATGCCGAACGATATATTACCGAAGAACTAAAGGAATATGAAAGCCAGATCCTCGGTGCTGAAGAAAAAATAGGGGTTTTGGAAACTGCGCTGTACAGAAATGTTTGTGCTGAAGCAATGGTTTATATCGATCAGATTCAGGGGAACTCCAATATTATTGCTCAGCTTGATGTGGCCGGAGGATTGTCTGAACTCGCTGTTTCCGAAAGTTATACAAAGCCTATTCTGAATGACGGGTATGCCATTGATTTAAAAGAAGCAAGACACCCCATTATTGAAAATGCACTTCCGTTAGGGGAGAAGTATATTCCTAACGATATCTTTTTGGATAAAGATTCACAGCAGATTATTATGGTTACCGGACCAAACATGGCCGGTAAATCGGCAATTCTGCGTCAAACGGCGATCGTTTGTCTTCTGGCTCAGATCGGAAGTTTTGTTCCTGCAAAACATGCCGAAATCGGAATGCTGGACAAAATCTTTACAAGAGTCGGAGCTACCGATAATATTTCGGCTGGAGAATCCACTTTCATGGTAGAGATGAACGAAGCGGCCAATATTTTGAATAATATTTCAGAGCGAAGTCTTATTTTGCTTGATGAGATCGGACGTGGAACTTCCACCTATGACGGGGTTTCTATTGCCTGGGCCATAGCAGAATATCTACATCAGCATCCCACTCAGGCGAAGACTTTATTTGCTACCCATTACCACGAATTGAATGAAATGACGGTGAACTTTGAAAGGGTGAAAAATTTCCACGTATCCATACAGGAGAATAAGGGGAATATTATCTTTTTAAGAAAGCTGATTCCGGGAGGCAGTGAACATAGTTTTGGTATCCATGTGGCAAAATTAGCAGGAATGCCTGCAAAGGTTGTCAACAGGGCCAACGAAATCCTTAAAACGCTTGAAGCAAGCAGAACTCAAGGTGGTGGAGGCACTTCAGAAAGTATCAAAAGAGTCACCGAAGAAAATATGCAGCTCTCTTTTTTCCAGTTGGATGATCCTGTTCTGGAAAATATCCGCGAAGAACTTACCAAGATAGATATTAATACCCTGACACCGATTGAAGCTTTAATGAAGCTGAATGCGATAAAAAAAATGATTGGAGGATAA
- a CDS encoding bacteriocin — MSIQKAKLTKNELKEINGGATACAEGLCKLRGVNHFLIIGPRGNDGYCC; from the coding sequence ATGAGCATTCAAAAAGCAAAACTCACAAAAAATGAGTTGAAAGAGATTAACGGAGGAGCTACGGCATGCGCAGAAGGCCTTTGTAAACTGAGAGGAGTAAATCACTTTCTGATCATTGGCCCGAGAGGCAATGACGGATATTGTTGCTAA
- a CDS encoding TlpA family protein disulfide reductase — MKTLIKILTVFLFCTICKAQQTEVSVIKYEDLEKRIQQEKAELLVVNFWATTCAPCVKELPHFMEVNNKNDSNPKFKMLLVSLDRLADKERVLKFIKNKNLTAEVVLLDDIKRMNTWIPRFEKEWDGNIPVTLFYKNGMKVHFNDGEMSKEELEKTVSDNLQ, encoded by the coding sequence ATGAAGACTTTAATAAAGATATTGACTGTATTTTTGTTCTGCACCATTTGCAAAGCTCAGCAGACTGAAGTGTCTGTGATAAAGTATGAAGATCTCGAGAAACGGATCCAACAGGAGAAGGCAGAATTGCTTGTGGTCAACTTTTGGGCTACAACTTGCGCTCCCTGTGTAAAAGAGCTGCCTCACTTTATGGAGGTAAATAATAAAAATGATTCCAATCCGAAATTCAAAATGCTTTTAGTTTCATTAGACCGGCTGGCAGATAAAGAAAGAGTATTGAAATTCATCAAAAATAAAAACCTGACTGCTGAAGTAGTTCTGCTGGATGATATTAAAAGAATGAATACCTGGATTCCAAGATTTGAAAAAGAATGGGACGGAAATATCCCGGTAACGTTGTTTTATAAAAATGGGATGAAGGTGCATTTTAATGACGGCGAAATGAGTAAAGAAGAACTTGAAAAAACAGTTAGTGATAATCTACAATAA